From one Montipora capricornis isolate CH-2021 chromosome 10, ASM3666992v2, whole genome shotgun sequence genomic stretch:
- the LOC138020915 gene encoding uncharacterized protein produces MAQSEIETLGVVKLADPTRSIEDKRALSLMEKTTFKSVNEDAYVSGLLWRDEEPSLPNNYGMAKRRLQSLEKKFESCPEIRERYAKSIQDDIEKGYVKKLSEGEVRCDSKVTWYLPHRFVINPKKPDRLRRVYDASAKFMGQSLNDKIYTGPDLLFSLFGVFLRFCEGRIAMAADVKEMYHMLRLPDRDKPALRFLWRDSLIEEPSVYQFERTVFGEVSTPSRANYTMRRNADENGEDLPLGVKAVYQHFYMDDGLTSTDSCEKAIEMRKQMTELLRRGGFLLHKCLTNDPDVLATIPEQDRSPRFLELSEDKLPTDRTLGVIWDAQEDMLQFTGLKDDPGTTKRKILSQAFSVWDPRGLLLPFSIRSKIILQNLNRMKYGWDDELKEADLREWREWRKEAEKLDEVRIPRALIQEQKPVRETALHVFCDASQNAYGACAYLRRAFIDDTVECSLIAGKGRVAPLKSQSICRFELMGALGAVRLTQTLVEEMVTKIEKITFWSDSTTVLHWIRQTSSTYKAFVGNRVSEIHTMVSSLEATLGAGAVSWRYVPTEANPADDITRGLSPTELGAGFRYISGPKFLYESAELWPENKVKAPCENDDIKEKKKERWAGASQENKVLLGWKKYSSLTKLRRVTAYVMRFANNVRAKKEVRLLGALTSNELRAAQNHLVKRAQVESFGEEIQCLKIGEEIHKKSRIKSFDPRLEDRFLDVGGRLQRAQCLPYRTRHPKIIDSRHELAPLIVEEMHRIYYHPPTEHLHNQIRQEYWIIHGRQVVRNAKFKCNYCYR; encoded by the coding sequence ATGGCTCAGTCAGAGATAGAAACCTTGGGCGTGGTCAAGCTAGCTGATCCAACCCGTTCGATTGAGGACAAGCGAGCATTGTCACTGATGGAAAAGACAACCTTTAAGAGTGTGAATGAAGATGCGTATGTGTCAGGTCTACTGTGGAGAGATGAGGAACCATCTCTGCCCAACAATTACGGAATGGCCAAGAGGAGGCTACAATCTCTAGAGAAGAAGTTTGAGAGCTGTCCCGAGATCAGAGAGAGATATGCAAAGTCAATCCAGGATGACATTGAGAAGGGCTATGTGAAGAAACTGAGTGAAGGGGAAGTACGGTGCGATAGTAAAGTGACTTGGTACTTACCACACAGATTTGTCATTAATCCCAAAAAACCTGATCGCCTCAGAAGAGTCTACGATGCATCAGCAAAATTCATGGGACAAAGTTTGAACGATAAGATCTACACAGGACCAGATCTTCTGTTCTCTCTGTTTGGAGTTTTCCTCAGGTTTTGCGAAGGAAGAATTGCAATGGCCGCTgatgtgaaagaaatgtaccataTGCTCCGTCTCCCTGATCGTGATAAGCCAGCATTGAGATTCTTGTGGAGAGACTCTCTGATAGAAGAACCAAGCGTGTACCAGTTCGAGAGAACAGTGTTTGGAGAAGTGTCTACGCCATCCAGAGCGAACTACACTATGAGGCGAAATGCTGATGAGAATGGGGAAGATTTACCTTTGGGTGTGAAAGCCGTCTACCAGCACTTTTACATGGATGATGGTCTAACGTCAACAGATTCTTGCGAGAAAGCTATTGAAATGAGGAAGCAGATGACAGAGTTGCTGCGTCGTGGAGGTTTCCTCCTACACAAGTGCCTGACAAATGACCCAGATGTCTTGGCAACTATCCCGGAGCAGGATAGATCTCCACGATTCCTTGAACTGAGTGAAGATAAGTTACCAACAGACAGAACTTTGGGCGTCATTTGGGATGCCCAAGAAGATATGCTCCAGTTTACCGGATTAAAGGATGATCCAGGTACGACGAAGAGGAAGATCTTGAGTCAAGCATTCTCTGTTTGGGATCCGCGAGGACTTCTCCTCCCATTCtcaatcagaagtaaaatcaTCCTGCAGAATCTAAATCGTATGAAGTACGGATGGGATGACGAGTTGAAAGAAGCTGATCTTCGAGAGTGGCGTGAATGGCGCAAGGAAGCAGAAAAGCTTGATGAAGTGAGAATTCCGAGAGCTCTTATCCAAGAACAGAAACCTGTACGAGAGACTGCACTTCATGTGTTTTGCGACGCTAGCCAGAATGCTTATGGCGCGTGTGCCTACCTAAGACGAGCGTTTATAGACGACACAGTAGAGTGTAGTCTTATAGCGGGAAAAGGCCGTGTTGCTCCATTAAAGTCACAGTCTATCTGCCGATTCGAGCTCATGGGAGCTTTAGGTGCTGTGCGGTTAACTCAAACACTGGTAGAAGAAATGGTTACAAAGATAGAGAAGATAACTTTCTGGAGTGACTCTACCACAGTCCTACATTGGATCCGCCAGACGAGCTCCACTTACAAAGCATTCGTCGGTAACCGGGTGTCTGAGATTCACACAATGGTGAGCAGTCTGGAGGCCACACTAGGGGCGGGCGCTGTGAGTTGGAGATATGTGCCCACAGAGGCTAACCCTGCAGATGACATCACCCGGGGACTAAGTCCTACGGAACTTGGCGCGGGCTTTCGCTATATTAGTGGACCCAAGTTCCTGTATGAGTCAGCAGAGCTCTGGCcagaaaataaagtcaaagcGCCCTGCGAGAACGATGacatcaaagaaaagaagaaggaaagaTGGGCTGGAGCATCTCAGGAAAACAAGGTCCTGTTAGGGTGGAAGAAGTATTCGTCACTGACCAAACTAAGAAGAGTTACAGCTTATGTGATGCGATTTGCAAACAATGTAAGAGCTAAGAAGGAAGTACGTCTACTGGGAGCACTTACGTCGAACGAATTGAGAgctgctcagaatcatcttgtgaAGAGGGCGCAAGTCGAATCATTCGGCGAGGAGATACAGTGTCTGAAGATAGGTGAGGAGATCCACAAGAAGAGTAGAATTAAATCTTTTGACCCAAGGTTGGAAGATAGGTTCTTGGATGTCGGTGGAAGGCTGCAGAGAGCACAATGCCTACCTTACAGAACACGACATCCCAAAATAATTGACTCGCGCCATGAACTTGCACCGCTGATCGTCGAAGAAATGCATCGTATCTACTACCACCCGCCAACTGAGCACCTGCATAATCAAATACGGCAGGAGTATTGGATCATCCATGGTCGCCAGGTAGTGCGAAACGCGAAATTCAAGTGCAACTACTGTTATCGCTAG
- the LOC138020916 gene encoding uncharacterized protein — protein MASLPECRLEPGMVFRNTGVDFFGPILVKERRSEVKVYGCLFTCMSTRACHLELVDDLSTDHFIMALKRFIARCGRPQSIHSDNGTNFVGANNELRKCIKQLDEERIQNFCAPKEIEWKFQPPSAPHFGGAWERLVQCTKKTLKAILADRAVSKEVLRTALVEAEGILNSRPITHVSNDAGDIEALTINHFLLLRANPSYEDAEVSDREINSTKMWRQSQALANFLWRRFTKEYLSSLTERKKWKEKKQNLKEGDVVLVAEPNQPRGV, from the coding sequence ATGGCAAGTCTACCAGAGTGCCGACTTGAGCCAGGAATGGTGTTCAGGAACACTGGAGTTGACTTTTTTGGACCTATCTTAGTTAAGGAAAGACGCAGTGAAGTTAAAGTATACGGGTGCTTGTTCACTTGCATGAGTACTAGAGCGTGCCACCTTGAACTTGTGGATGATCTTTCAACAGATCATTTCATCATGGCATTGAAGAGGTTCATTGCGCGATGTGGACGACCGCAGAGCATCCACAGCGATAATGGAACGAACTTTGTTGGTGCAAATAACGAGTTGCGGAAATGCATCAAACAATTGGATGAAGAGAGGATACAAAACTTCTGTGCTCCCAAGGAAATCGAGTGGAAATTTCAGCCGCCAAGCGCCCCGCACTTTGGAGGTGCATGGGAGAGGCTAGTACAGTGCACCAAGAAGACGCTGAAGGCAATTCTGGCGGACAGGGCTGTTTCCAAAGAAGTGCTGAGAACCGCACTGGTCGAAGCAGAAGGAATACTAAACAGTCGACCGATTACTCATGTGTCCAATGATGCAGGGGACATTGAAGCGTTAACCATAAAccatttcttgctgttgcgggCAAATCCGAGTTATGAAGATGCTGAAGTTAGTGACAGAGAGATTAACTCGACAAAGATGTGGCGACAGTCCCAAGCGCTAGCTAATTTCCTCTGGAGACGTTTTACCAAAGAGTACCTTTCTAGCCTGACAGAAAGGAAGAAgtggaaagagaagaaacagAACCTCAAAGAAGGAGATGTTGTCCTAGTTGCTGAGCCAAATCAGCCGCGAGGTGTATGA